ACATTTGCGCTTGTGTCTTCGGGGCATTCTCTGTAATGATTGAAGCCCTTGGGGAACAGTTAAGCCCGTCCTCTCCTCCAAAAGCTTAATCAATTCAAACTCATCCATCCCGACTAGTGCCTCGGAACCGAACAGCGCTTGGGTTACACTTTCCACAAACTTGAGGGGACTTGCGGTGCTGGCGATCACCGTGTGAGTGGAATCCTGGGTTTGTTCTACGTACTGCTCATAGACATCCAACGCCACCGCGGTATGGGGATCAACAACATAACCATAATTGGCATATACTGACTTGATGGTGGTAAGGGTCCTTTGGTCGGTACATGCACCAGCCCAGAAGATGCTTTGGATACTCTTCAGAACCCGAGCTGGCACCTGGTATGCGCCCTTCGTGGCTAGTTCCATCATCCATGTTTTAATCAGCTTTGCATCACGGTCAGTTAGCTCATAGAGCAAACGCTCAAGGTTACTAGATACAAGAATATCCATCGAAGGAGATAGGGTCTGGAAAAACGGTCGCCTTCGATCATAGACCCCAGTGTTGATGAACTGGGCAATGACATCATTCTTGTTTGAAGCCGTAATCAACCGGTCAATCGGTAGACCCATACCCCGGGCATAGTAAGCCGCCAGGATATTACCGAAATTCCCCGTGGGTACCACCACGTTAATCCGGTCCCCTAAGGCAATCCTACCGGCCTGCACCAGATCCAAGTAGGCTGAGAAGTAGTAGACAATCTGGGGTACAAGTCGACCCCAATTAATCGAGTTTGCCGAGGAAAAATGCTTGTTACAGTCAGCTAGCTGACTAATCATGTGGGGATCTGTAAAGATTTCCTTTACGCCCCGCTGGGCCGCATCGAAGTTGCCTTCCACCGCCACCACAAAGGTATTGCTACCCGTTTGGGTCACCATTTGGCATTTCTGGATAGTGCTAACGCCCTCCGCCGGGTAAAAGACAATAATCCGGGTACTACCTACATCCTCAAAGCCAGCCAAAGCCGCCTTGCCTGTGTCACCGGAGGTGGCCACAAGAATGACCACTTCTCCCGTTACCCCCAGTTTCGTCATCGCGGTGATCATAAACTGAGGCAGGATCTGCAAGGCCAGATCCTTAAACGCAAAGGTGGGTCCATGCCACAGCTCGAGGATGGACCTTTGTTCATCTAGTTTATGCAAGGGCGTGATCGCCCCATGGGAGAACTTCTGGGAGTTATAGGCCCTGGTGATACAGCCTTGTAGTTCATCGGCTGTAAAATCGGTAAGGAACCGCCCTAAGATCTCATAGGCCCTCTCTGCATACTCGTATTTACCACAAGCCGCCAGTTCCTGCAATGTCAGCTTAGGAGTCTCCTCGGGAATAAACAGGCCACCATCGGCGGCAATCCCCTGGAAGATCACTTCACTGCTGGTGGCCATGGGTCGGCTACCCCGTGTGCTATTGTACCTCATCAGCAAACCTCACCCTCAATCCAAATGGTTAACAGATTCTAGATGGTGGAACTAGATTCCTGTTTCCTTCGCAGGATTAACTTTCGTAATTCCGCACCAAGCAAGGGAATTAGGGCGAGCACAAACATCTCGAGCACCCTGCCCGCACCAACGGGTACAAGCTTGAACAAGGTGCGCAGAGCGGGCACGTAAAACACCAGTCCTAAAAGCCCCAAACAAACAATGGTCGACCAAAACAGCGTCGGATTAGACAAGGGCGACATCGCAAACACCGAGGTTCTCTCCGACCGAACCCCATGGGCACGGAGGAGTTCACCCATGATCAATGTGCCAAAGGCCATGGTGCGACCTAGTTCCACACCACCATGCTGCTGACCAATGAAATACGCGATAAGGGTGACCACACAGATGGCTAACGCTTGGCTAACAATTCCTATGGCCATGGTCCGATCGATAATTGGCTCATCGGTAGGTCGGGGTGGGATATCCATCACATTTCGCTCGCCCTTTTCCAGCCCTAAGGATAGCGCTGGGAAGGAATCGGTCACCAAATTCACCCAGAGCAACTGCAAGGGCAATAGGGGAACCGGCCATCCTAATAGGATCGAGAAAAAGACAATCAATACTTCTCCCACGTTACAGGACAGCAGGAAGTAAACGAATTTACGGATATTCCCGTAGATCACCCTTCCTTCCTCAACCGCGGCCACAATACTGGCGAAGTTGTCATCCCGAAGAACCATATCCGCGGTACCCTTAGCTACGTCGGTACCGGTTCGACCCATGGCCACACCAATATGGGATCTTTTCAGTGCTAAGGCATCATTGACACCGTCCCCGGTCATAGCCACAATATGGCCATGGGCTGCAAGGGCCTCAACAATACGTACCTTATGCTCCGGGGATACCCGCGCATAGACGCTGACTTTCTTGACGGCTTCCTTCAATTCCTCATCAGTCATGGTCTCAAGTTCATCGCCGCTGATCACTTGAGCATCTTCACTTACCATTCCTAACCTACGGCCAATGGCCTGGGCTGTAACGCGGTGATCTCCGGTGATCATCACCGGTCGAATTCCCGCCCGTTTACATAGGGCAATGGCATCCATCGCCTCTTGCCTAGGTGGATCAATCATCCCCACTAGGCCTAAGAAAATTAGTTCTTCCTCCAGGGAACTACTTTCTAATTCGACGGGGACCTGGTCAATCCGTTTATATGCAATAGCTAGGACCCTAAGGGCGTCGTTGGCCATGTGGGTGTTCGCTTCTTCGATCTTCGCCAACTGATCGCTGGTCATGGGAACAATCTCATCGGACACCCGCAGACCACTACAGCGCGGGAGCAGTTGATCAACGGCACCCTTCACATAGACCACATAACGTCCGTTATCTGCATGAACTGTGCTCATGAGTTTGCGCTCGGAGTCAAAGGGCAGTTCTGCGACCCGAGGATCTCGGTTATTGAGCTCCTCGCCCTCCAGTCCGGCCCTTTGGGCTAAGAAGAGCAATGCTGCCTCAGTGGGATCTCCTAGGATCATGTCTTGTCCTTGGCATACCTTCGCATCATTACATAAAGCTCCTGCCTTAAGCAACAGCAGTAAGTCATCATCGGCTAACTGGATCGTTCCATTTTGACCGACTTCGAATAACGTTCCATCTACATAGACAGCTGTTGCCGTCATCCTGTTTTGGGTTAAGGTCCCTGTTTTATCCGAGCAAATCACCGTGGTGGTACCTAGGGTCTCTACAGCAAGCAACCTTCTCACGATTACGTTACGCTCCGCCATGCGTTTGATACCCAAGGCTAAGACTATGGTTACCACCGCAGGAAGGCCCTCAGGAATCGCCGCCACCGCCAAACTGATTGCGGTCATAAAGGCGTAGATCAAATCAT
The genomic region above belongs to Limnochordia bacterium and contains:
- a CDS encoding calcium-translocating P-type ATPase, PMCA-type; the protein is MSWHETSIDEAASRLRVNPNEGLSKEEVRERIQQYGPNEITKQKKRTLLSRFIEQFADFLILILLGASVVSFLVGEPVDAIVIFAIIFINAVLGLAQELKADHALEALQEMTAPQASVLRCGQIERVLASEVVPGDVVLLSAGDYIPADVRLVEANNLQVDEASLTGESVPVLKDTEKLEAGTPLAERSNLAYSGTVITNGRGRGLVVATGMKTEFGQIAGQLQVAKEEQTPLQVKLAQLGKWIGIIVLVVCAFVFLASILRGDDLIYAFMTAISLAVAAIPEGLPAVVTIVLALGIKRMAERNVIVRRLLAVETLGTTTVICSDKTGTLTQNRMTATAVYVDGTLFEVGQNGTIQLADDDLLLLLKAGALCNDAKVCQGQDMILGDPTEAALLFLAQRAGLEGEELNNRDPRVAELPFDSERKLMSTVHADNGRYVVYVKGAVDQLLPRCSGLRVSDEIVPMTSDQLAKIEEANTHMANDALRVLAIAYKRIDQVPVELESSSLEEELIFLGLVGMIDPPRQEAMDAIALCKRAGIRPVMITGDHRVTAQAIGRRLGMVSEDAQVISGDELETMTDEELKEAVKKVSVYARVSPEHKVRIVEALAAHGHIVAMTGDGVNDALALKRSHIGVAMGRTGTDVAKGTADMVLRDDNFASIVAAVEEGRVIYGNIRKFVYFLLSCNVGEVLIVFFSILLGWPVPLLPLQLLWVNLVTDSFPALSLGLEKGERNVMDIPPRPTDEPIIDRTMAIGIVSQALAICVVTLIAYFIGQQHGGVELGRTMAFGTLIMGELLRAHGVRSERTSVFAMSPLSNPTLFWSTIVCLGLLGLVFYVPALRTLFKLVPVGAGRVLEMFVLALIPLLGAELRKLILRRKQESSSTI
- the thrC gene encoding threonine synthase — protein: MRYNSTRGSRPMATSSEVIFQGIAADGGLFIPEETPKLTLQELAACGKYEYAERAYEILGRFLTDFTADELQGCITRAYNSQKFSHGAITPLHKLDEQRSILELWHGPTFAFKDLALQILPQFMITAMTKLGVTGEVVILVATSGDTGKAALAGFEDVGSTRIIVFYPAEGVSTIQKCQMVTQTGSNTFVVAVEGNFDAAQRGVKEIFTDPHMISQLADCNKHFSSANSINWGRLVPQIVYYFSAYLDLVQAGRIALGDRINVVVPTGNFGNILAAYYARGMGLPIDRLITASNKNDVIAQFINTGVYDRRRPFFQTLSPSMDILVSSNLERLLYELTDRDAKLIKTWMMELATKGAYQVPARVLKSIQSIFWAGACTDQRTLTTIKSVYANYGYVVDPHTAVALDVYEQYVEQTQDSTHTVIASTASPLKFVESVTQALFGSEALVGMDEFELIKLLEERTGLTVPQGLQSLQRMPRRHKRKCLPQEMPQVVMELLK